Genomic DNA from Nitratidesulfovibrio vulgaris str. Hildenborough:
CGAAGAATGGCGCGGGTTCCGTCAACCTTGTAGCGGGTCGTGTTTCATGGTATGAACCGCAGGTTGAGTCATCAGGTTCCGCACCGGCCGGAGACGTCCGCCGTTGTGGCCCTTCCGGCACTCCACCGCGACAGCCAACCCCCATAGAACGTGCTGCAACAAGCCCTGCGCCAACATCTCAGGCAGACCTGCTCCGAACAGGAACTGCATCAGTGGTTCGACCCTCTCGACCTGCGTCTCGACGATGCGCAGCAGAGGCTCGAGGTGCGTTTTCCGCATCCCCACTTCGCCCGGTGGTTCGAGGCGCAGGCTCTTGAACGCTTCACCGCCGGGGTGCGCGACGTCGTGGGCACGAGTGTGGCACTCGTCTTCCCGGAGGGAATCAAGACCACGGACAGGTCCACAGTCCAGCCCCCCTCGCAGCCCCCCCTTGCCAGCGAGTCCGTCGCCTGCCCCTTCGGTGCCGCGTTCACGTTCGACGCCTTCATCACCAACCGCAAGAACCAGTTTCCCCTTGCCGCCGCGCGCGAGGCTGCGCGCAACGGTCACCAGCGCACCTACAACCCCTTCGTACTGTGCGGTGCCAGCGGCAACGGCAAGACACACCTGCTGCGGGCACTGGCCAACGAACTGGCGGCCTTGTACGGAACGGACGCCGTCTTCTGCGGTTCGGCCGAAGAGTTGCACGACCGTTACAACACGGAGGAACGCCTTGCCATGCGGCGCACTCTCTGCGCGCACAGGGCACTGCTTCTGGACGACCTGCATCGCCTGCGAGCCCTTCCCGACCTCAGGGAGGAACTCACGGCCCTGTTCGACCACTTCTACGACCATGGCAAACAGATGGCCTTCGCCTATGCGGGCAGACTCTCCGATCTCGACTTTCTTGAGGCCCCTCTGCGCTCACGCCTTGAACTTGGCCTTATCGTCGACCTCAAGGAACCCGACCTTGACGTGCGGGTACGCTACATCCACGCCCGGTGCGCCGCCCTGTCCCTGCAGCTGGCACGTGAACACGTGCTCACACTGGCCCAGCGCTGCCACGAATTCCGCCATCTCTCGGGGTTGCTTCTCAAGGTCGCAGCCTACCGTGACATGGTGGGGCGCGACATCCTCGACCGCGAACTCGAGCAGATTCTGCGCAACACCGACAGCGGACCCGAACGGGCCGTGGCACCCGACACCATCATCTCGGCCGCGGCAGAGCATTTCGGCGTCACCCCCCGCGACATCCTGAGCGACAAACGCCAACAGCACATCGTCCAGGCACGTCAGGTGGCCATGTTCCTGTGCCGCGAACTCATCGGCAGCTCCTTTCCCGCACTGGGCCGCATGTTCGGGGGCAAGGACCATAGCACAGCCATGTACGCCGTCAAAAAAATCAAAAAACTTCAGTATGATAACAAAGATATGCACGCTTTGGTCGCTGAATTGAAACGTCGGTGTCTAAACCATGATGGCTGAACGGCAACCGGTAGCGGGTGTGCGTGACGGCTCCTTCATGTCACCATCTCATGACGCAGCACATTCAATCTTTTCGGACAGATGAACAACTTACGAACCTATCTACCGCCTCTACTTCTACAACGAAAAGAAAAAGGAGATCCGTATGTATCTTAAAGTATACAAAGAGGACGTCATCGAAGGTCTCCAGAAGGCGGCCAACATCATTCCCGCAAAGACGGGAGCGGCCTACCTTCGTTCCATATGGCTCAATGCGGCCGACGGCACCCTCTCCGTCATGGCCACCGACTCGAACATCGAATTCAGGGGTACCTATACCGCCGAGGTGACCGAACCAGGTCTTGCCGGGGTACAGGGGCGCGCCTTCGTCGACCTGCTGCGCAAGCTGCCAGCGGGCGAGATCGTCCTGCAGCTCGATGCCGAAGCCAATGTCCTGCGCATCGAGCAGGGCCGCCGCAAATACAAGCTTCCCGTGAACGACCCGGTGTGGTTCCAGAACTTCAGCGACTTCCCGGCCGATGGTGCCGTGGTATGGTCGGGCGACTTCCTTCAGGAGCTCATCGATCGCATCGCCTTCTGCATCAGCGATGAGGATGCCGTCGAAGCCATCGCCTGCCTCTTCATGAAGCCGGTGGCCGAGGGACGTATCGAAGCCTGCGGCCTGAACGGTCACCAGTTCGCCATGCTCCGCTTCCTGCATGACGACCTCCATGCCAAGCTGCCGGCTGAAGGCGTGCTCGTTCAGAAGAAGTATCTCGGTGAACTCAAGAAGTGGCTCGGTGCCGACGAAATCGAACTGAACATCAGCGAGAAGCGCATGCACCTGCGTACCGGCGACGGACGCGAGACCTTCTCGTTGCCTCTCTCGTCGTACCAGTATCCCGACTACATGAACTTCATCGCCAAGTTGCAGGGCGAAGGCGTCTCCAATCTCGAAGTCGACCGCAAGGAAGGCATGGACGCACTCGACCGCCTGCAGATATTCAACAGCGACAACAACCGTTGCACCTATTTCGACCTTTCGGGCGGAGAGGTGGTGCTGACAGCACAGGGGCAGGACGTGGGGTCGGCCTCCGAATCGCTGGAGGCCAGCTACGACGGCGACATCCGCCGCATCGCCTTCCCCACGCGCAATCTCATCGACATCATGAACCACTACCAGTCCGGTCGTCTGCGCCTCACTCTCACCGGTGCTGAAGGACCGTGCGGCATCTCCGGCGAAGAAGACCCCGAATACCAGGTCATCGTCATGCCCATGAAGATAGTGGAAGAGACCTACTACAGCGAGGAAGAAGTCTAAGATGACCACCGGGACGGGCAACAACTATACCGCAGACAGCATCACCATCCTCGAGGGCCTTTCTGCGGTGCGCAAACGCCCCGCGATGTACATCGGTTCCACCGATGCACGCGGGCTGCACCACCTTGTCTACGAAGTCGTGGACAACTCCATCGACGAAGCCATGGCCGGCTTCTGCTCCAAGGTGGTGGTCAAGCTGCACCTCGACAACAGCGTGACCGTCAGCGACAACGGACGCGGCATCCCCGTGGACATGCACCCCAAGGAGGGCAGACCCGCGGTGGAGGTCGTCATGACCAAGCTGCACGCGGGGGGCAAGTTCGACAACAACGCCTACAAGGTCTCCGGCGGTCTGCATGGCGTTGGCGTGAGCTGCGTCAACGCGCTTTCGGAATGGCTCGAAGTCCGGGTGAAGCGCGACGGGCAACGGTACGGGCAGCGCTATGCCCGTGGCGTACCGCAGGAGGACCTGCGTGTCCTCGGCGCATCCGAAGGCCACGGCACCACGGTGCGCTTCAAGCCTGACGAGGAGATTTTCGAGACCAACCAGTTCTCCTACGAGACCCTGCGCAAGCGCTTCGAAGAACTGTCCTACCTCAACCGCGGGCTTGAGATAGAGTTCATCGACGAACGCAGCGGCGAATCGCACACCTTCTTCGCCGAAGGCGGCATCCGCCAGTTCGTCAAGGACCTCAATTCGGGCGAGACCGGCATCCATCCCATCGTGGCGGGTGAAGGCAAGACCGATGGCGTGGTGGTCGACTTCGCCCTGCAGTACAATGCGGGGTACAAGGAGAACGTGCTCACCTTCGCCAACAACATCCGCACCAAGGAAGGCGGCACGCACCTCGCGGGCTTCAAGACGGCGCTCACCCGCGCCATCAACGGCTATGTGAAGGGGCAGGCCGACCTCACCAAGAAGATGAAGGGCACTGCGCTTTCCGGCGACGACGTGCGCGAGGGCCTCACGGCCGTGGTCAGCGTGAAGCTGCCGCAACCGCAGTTCGAAGGCCAGACCAAGACCAAGCTGGGCAACAGCGAGATAGCGGGCATCGTGGCGGGTATCGTCTACGATCGCCTGAACGTGCATTTCGAGGAGAACCCCAAGGACGTGCGGCTCATCATCGACAAGGCCGTCGATGCCGCCCGCGCCCGTGACGCAGCCCGCCGCGCCAAGGAACTCGTGCGCCGCAAGGGCGCGCTCTCCGACAACGCCCTGCCGGGCAAGCTTGCCGACTGCCAGTCCAAGGACCCCGCGCTGAGCGAACTCTTCATCGTCGAGGGCGACTCCGCAGGCGGTTCGGCCAAGCAGGGCCGCGACCCGTCGACGCAGGCCATCCTTCCCCTGCGCGGCAAGATTCTCAACACCGAACGCACGCGCTTCGACAAGATGCTGGCCAACAAGGAAGTGAAGGCCCTCATCACCGCCATGGGCGCGGGCATCGGCGAGGACGACACGGACTACGACAAGCTGCGCTATCACAAGATCGTCATCATGACCGACGCCGACGTGGACGGTGCGCACATCCGTACGCTGCTGCTCACGTTCTTCTTCCGCCAGTACCAGAAGCTTATCGAAAGCGGCTATCTGTACATCGCCCAGCCGCCTCTCTACCGTGCGCATAACAGCCGCATGGAACGGTTCATCAAGGACGACGCGGAACTCAACAACTTCCTGCTGACCCGCGTGAGCGAGGACGTTGAGGTGAGAACCCCCGGCGGCTGCTCTTTCAAGGGCACCGACATCGTACGGCTCATGCGTTCCATCGAGACGGTGGCTGCGCGCATCCGCGACGTGGAGACGGCGGGCATCTCGCGTGAACTGTTCCTCGGCTTCCTCGAGTATGGCGAGCGCATCACACCGGAATGGTTCGAGCAGCATGACGGCAACGGACTGCGGCCCTGGCTGGCAGGACGTGGCTATTCCATGACGGCTGAACTTGAATCGGGCGACGAGGGCGACCGCACGTTCGTGGTGTTCGAGAACACCAACGGTCACAGGACACGCATCGGTGCGGAGTTCTTCGGTTCGCGCATGTACCGCAGTTCGTGGGATGCCCTCGAGGCCATACGCAGCGAATGCGGCGGGCTCTCCTTCACGCTCGACCGCAAGGGAGAGACCGTGGGTGA
This window encodes:
- the dnaN gene encoding DNA polymerase III subunit beta, encoding MYLKVYKEDVIEGLQKAANIIPAKTGAAYLRSIWLNAADGTLSVMATDSNIEFRGTYTAEVTEPGLAGVQGRAFVDLLRKLPAGEIVLQLDAEANVLRIEQGRRKYKLPVNDPVWFQNFSDFPADGAVVWSGDFLQELIDRIAFCISDEDAVEAIACLFMKPVAEGRIEACGLNGHQFAMLRFLHDDLHAKLPAEGVLVQKKYLGELKKWLGADEIELNISEKRMHLRTGDGRETFSLPLSSYQYPDYMNFIAKLQGEGVSNLEVDRKEGMDALDRLQIFNSDNNRCTYFDLSGGEVVLTAQGQDVGSASESLEASYDGDIRRIAFPTRNLIDIMNHYQSGRLRLTLTGAEGPCGISGEEDPEYQVIVMPMKIVEETYYSEEEV
- a CDS encoding DnaA/Hda family protein, giving the protein MLQQALRQHLRQTCSEQELHQWFDPLDLRLDDAQQRLEVRFPHPHFARWFEAQALERFTAGVRDVVGTSVALVFPEGIKTTDRSTVQPPSQPPLASESVACPFGAAFTFDAFITNRKNQFPLAAAREAARNGHQRTYNPFVLCGASGNGKTHLLRALANELAALYGTDAVFCGSAEELHDRYNTEERLAMRRTLCAHRALLLDDLHRLRALPDLREELTALFDHFYDHGKQMAFAYAGRLSDLDFLEAPLRSRLELGLIVDLKEPDLDVRVRYIHARCAALSLQLAREHVLTLAQRCHEFRHLSGLLLKVAAYRDMVGRDILDRELEQILRNTDSGPERAVAPDTIISAAAEHFGVTPRDILSDKRQQHIVQARQVAMFLCRELIGSSFPALGRMFGGKDHSTAMYAVKKIKKLQYDNKDMHALVAELKRRCLNHDG
- the gyrB gene encoding DNA topoisomerase (ATP-hydrolyzing) subunit B, which encodes MTTGTGNNYTADSITILEGLSAVRKRPAMYIGSTDARGLHHLVYEVVDNSIDEAMAGFCSKVVVKLHLDNSVTVSDNGRGIPVDMHPKEGRPAVEVVMTKLHAGGKFDNNAYKVSGGLHGVGVSCVNALSEWLEVRVKRDGQRYGQRYARGVPQEDLRVLGASEGHGTTVRFKPDEEIFETNQFSYETLRKRFEELSYLNRGLEIEFIDERSGESHTFFAEGGIRQFVKDLNSGETGIHPIVAGEGKTDGVVVDFALQYNAGYKENVLTFANNIRTKEGGTHLAGFKTALTRAINGYVKGQADLTKKMKGTALSGDDVREGLTAVVSVKLPQPQFEGQTKTKLGNSEIAGIVAGIVYDRLNVHFEENPKDVRLIIDKAVDAARARDAARRAKELVRRKGALSDNALPGKLADCQSKDPALSELFIVEGDSAGGSAKQGRDPSTQAILPLRGKILNTERTRFDKMLANKEVKALITAMGAGIGEDDTDYDKLRYHKIVIMTDADVDGAHIRTLLLTFFFRQYQKLIESGYLYIAQPPLYRAHNSRMERFIKDDAELNNFLLTRVSEDVEVRTPGGCSFKGTDIVRLMRSIETVAARIRDVETAGISRELFLGFLEYGERITPEWFEQHDGNGLRPWLAGRGYSMTAELESGDEGDRTFVVFENTNGHRTRIGAEFFGSRMYRSSWDALEAIRSECGGLSFTLDRKGETVGEGDMFDLQRMVFEEARRGLNIQRYKGLGEMNPEQLWVTTMNPENRTLLQVSIEDAEEASDAFEQLMGDRVEPRREFIVRNALAVQELDI